The genomic DNA atagatcttcgatctgggtattatcagctgaaaGTTAAAGAATGTGACGTGCCAAAAACTGCCTTCAAAACTCGATATaatcattacgagtttctggtaatgccatttggtttaactaatgctcctgctgcatttatggacttgatgaatcgaatttttcaaccttatttggatagattcgtggttgtatttattgatgatatactgatctattcGAAGACCGAGCTTGATCATGCACAACACTTGAGAAGTGTGTTACAGACCTTGAGAGAGaagtagttgtatgcaaagttcagcaagtgtgaattttggctacatgaggttggatttctgggtcatattatTTCAGCTAAAGAAATTCGAGTAGATCCAAGTAAAGTGTCAgcagtggtgaattggaaaactccaaagaatgtAACAGAAGTGCGGAGTTTCCTAGGATTAGCGGGATACTACCACcgatttgttaaaaatttttcaatgatTGCCTTGCTGATAACTCGACTACTTCAGAAGAATGTTGAATTTGTATGGTCTGaagagtgccaacaaagttttaaCTAGTTGAAGAAGATGTTGACAGAAGCTCCAATGTTAACTCAGCCAGAATCAGGTATACCATAtgttgtgtatagtgatgcatctttaaatggtttgggttgtgttttaatgcaatcAGGGAAAGTAGTGGCATATGCTTCTCGACAATTAAAACCGCACGAAAAAAATTACCCtacccatgatttggagttggcagcgattgtgtttgctttaaaaatctagagacattatttatatggggaaaaatgttatgtgtataccgatcacaaaagtctaaaatatttgatgacacagaaagagctgAACTTGAGACAGAGACGATGGctcgaactattgaaagattatgatcttgttattgattatcacccggggaaagcTAATGTGGTCGCTGATGCACTTAGCCGAAAATCATCATTGTTTGCACTTCGAGTAATGAATGTTCATTTGTCTGTTAATGAAGATGGTTCAGTATTAGCAGAATTGAAAGCAAAAGCTACATTCCTTCAACGGATCCGTAAATTACAGAGTGATGATCCGAAACTAGTACTGAAACGACAAACGGTTCAGGATAATTTGAGTTCAGAATATAGCGTTGATGATGGTGGTATGTTGCGTtatcgtaatagaatttgtgttccgaataattcagaattgaaaaatgatattcttgatgaagctcataatagtaagTATTCTATTCGTCCGAGTACTACAAAAATGtattgcgatttaaaaagaatgtactagtggcctggtatgaaacgagagatttgtgaatttgttgcaaaatttctaatctgtcagcaagtgaaagcagaGCATCAAGTACCAACGAGTTTattacaacctattatgattcctgaatggaagtgggaacacattacgatggattttgtatcaggattgcctgtgactccaaaaaagaaagattcaatatgggttatcgttgatagattgacaaagtcggcacattttattccAGTCAGATCAAATTTTTCATTAGAGAAGTTAGCGaaattgtatatttctgagattgtgagattacatggagttccagtatctattatttcggatcgggatccgagatttacttcgagattttggagtaAATTACAGGAGGCTTTAGGCACTAAATTAAATTTCAACACAGCTTTTCATCCTCACAGACGGGCAGTCAgagcgagtgattcagattttagaagatatgttaaggtgttgtgtATTTGAGTTTGGCGGcagctgggaaaggtatttacctttagtcgaatttgcttataataatagttatcaaactagtattaaaatggcaccatttgaagctctgtatggaagaaagtgtagaactccattatattggtCTGAATTAAGTGAATGGAAACTAATGGGAGTGGACTTGATTcgggaaaccgaagaaaaagttcgtattattcgagattgtttaaaagctgCCTCCAATcggcaaaaatcatatgcagatttaaagagaagagatatagagtttaatgtgggtgatcgtgtattcttgaaagtgtcaccgtggaagaaagttttgaggttCGGTAGAAAAGGAAAACTCAGCCcacgatttatcgggccgtatgaaatcattgaaagaatcggtcctgtagcttatagattggcttTGGCTCCggagcttgaaaggattcataacgtgtttcatgtgtctctGTTGAGACGGTACagatcagatccatcacatgtaatttctcatACAGAAATAGAGCTCCAACCCGACATGACTTATTCAGAAGAACCGGTGAAAATTCTAGCTTGGGAAATTAAAGAGTTAAGGAACAAACGGGTATCGTTAGTAGAAGTGTTGtagcatcgacatggtgtggaggAGGCAACCTAGGAAACAGAGGAATCAATGAAAtcacaatatccgaatctattttcaggtaacaaatttcgaggacgaaatttcttaagagggggagaattgtaatagcctaaatttttagtggtgtcggaacagtgatttgagatcactaaatccgaaaaatgagtagaaaatattaataatttagtgaatataagttaagtgtgaagttaggaaaatttttaaaatagcgaatagtgtactagaaataaaaattaaattagaatcggAAACGAGATAtcaagagtttgaaaatttttaaaacgagccataaatatttttataaatatttatggagtgttaataagttagtattaaagtttcatcaagaaattttaaagtttcgatagttaattgaataaaaaggattaaattgtaacaaatgtaaaattatggaaaatgattaaatagcttaaatgataaaagaaagagggtttaaaaggtaaatagacccaaggtctatttgggctggacggcaagaggcatgaaatcagcaggaaaattgatgaattaagggcaaaattggaatattgcaaaatttacttaataaacctaggactaaagtggaattatctagatttctcattatttttctgcattctcatcagcaaaaacaccatagaagggttttcttaagctggtttttcatatttttactgcaagtaagttcaattcttgattatttcttgaaatttttgtgtttttatgacttttacaactaggtccacttgttgaattcattagtttttgattctatgaaagaaattggaagTTGTTATGAATATGTGTTGGGAGTATATGATGATTCagcatggaattagagttttaaattgtttatatactgattttattgaaagaattgaatagaaagtgaatgtttgggacataatggtgaaagagtttgaagttagggttttatgtgaaaattatgaatttaaataattgtgaaataacttataatgtctaggtaaagcattaattgggaaaaaattagcttcattgagggattaattgaacaaggactgaattgtatgaactgtgaaatttgagGCAAAAACCGAAATcaacatttgcactaaaacagttttggacagcagcagtagtctaactttgaaaaatcaccataaattttagaaatcgaattagaagatgaacaaaatatgaaattaaagcttattgagtctagtttctcatagaagaaacggtgtaagcaacggaattgtagatcatgagatataatagattttttgagacaatgtcagaatgattttgggttcccctgttctgactttggaaaattatcaaaaattggagaaacataattaggggcttaaatttatatttttaaaatcattaatgagtctattttcaatagaaataaacatGGACATCATCCAAATTctatatgaagagataattaatttttagtgaagaagggtcggaatttTCAAACAGCAGAaaatgggtgactttaaagaataaactgtacttattggataaaccaaaaattctaaaaattttatgataagaagatatatgagtctagtttcagggaaaataatttagtgactatgacaccgaTGGACAGTattggaatatacataagtaaacaattaaattatagataatattacttataagcgggttgaagatgaagtcaatactgataagtgaaTAATTTTACAATGATAGATTGAGAACTcgaagcaagtcgaggaaaagaaaaagtagctgattagtccctgaactttcacaaattttacaaatcgaccctggtaagttcatatggttgaagtttaatgattatatgtaaattttatgaattatataatgtatgatgaatatatttattgatgaatagagaataaaataacaacCCGAAAAtcaaataaatgatcaaattgagggGAACGTCGGATTTGAGtacttctgatcagtgacaagtgataagtggtagcctcagctacacttatctgatcagtgataagtgacaagtgataagtggtagctttagctacacttatctgatcagtgacaagtgataagtgataagtggtagctttagctacacttatctgatcagtgacaagtgataaatatGATTAGTGTAAGACCGTGGCAGGACTATGACTTcaaaaagtgataagtgatcatacgcaagaccatagttatactatggcaaagtgaaagtgaagtactcaattttccgtAACCGTTCCTTAATTTGGTTGAAGAATGATATGTGACAAAcgggcccaaaagaattaaaggaaatggatgagtggtagtaagtttatacaagggaactcaccaatgactgtggttgacaggtgaacttaatagttgtgtatattgtataagtgtataaatatttggtaagatttatattttatgcctatgaacttactaagcttctataagcttacttgaatgtattcaatgtctcttgtagattgacgtggaaaaatacggaggatcggatcaacacagaggatcacactatccagattatctctggtagcttttgtaaatttcctttttgatttaaatggcatgtataaggtttgataattatataaatactaagacttgtttaatgaatatacattaaagtaaagaataatgaatatgttaaatagtataattataatagtaatataatttggtatcaaattgattgaaatgaattggttggttggattggtctcggttttaaaatttgcagggaatgttagatatttataaaggggttatattgagcaaaaaaaaaaactttgggattttgcaaaaaattctctatggttcgatttaattctggtttggtctcgaagtatgttttgggctttggaggccATCTAAAGGACgccatgacatgttttagtaaatgaatagtatttaactcgtattaaTGGAAAATTAATTCGATAAACTTCGGTAATGTCtcctaccctattccggcgacgaatacgggtaaggggtctTACATATCAACCATAAGCTCCCTTGCTGCATATTTGTAAGCAAGTAAAAATATTTCTTGCATCTTAATGCCTTGTCCTGTTTTTCTTCCTTTGCTCCAACAAAAACTCCAACAAAAGCAAATAAGAGAATAGAACAATTCTAACTATTTGATCTTTGATTTttgattaattatttaaaaaaatgtaattaagttttaaaaatagACAAGTTTTTTGATCATTTAtctaaatattaataatattgtcTTAAGATCAGCAAATGCAATTACAATCAAGGAATGTCTTCAGTTTGATATTTTAAACAATATTCTCACACAAGAGTAAGGACTGCCGGCAAAGGTTCCACCATTTGAACCGCAATCCCATActtctctttcatattcatctCATTTGGTGGGATTCCACCTTCAAGGTTCCAATCAAAACAGTTTATAAGATACCCTAATATTAAATGCAACATTCGATTTGCTAAAGGCAATCCTGGCCATATCCGTCGTCCAGCTCCAAatggaattaacccaaaatcccTACCTTTGACATCGATTTCAAACCCCAAGGATCTCTCCGGCATGAAACTGTTTGGGTTATTCCAAATGCTTCGATCTTTTCCAATGGCCCATACGTTAACCAACACTTGTGAACCTCAAGAACTTTGAAACCGCAAAGGTTAGCATTAGAGCCTGCTGGCAAGGGAGTAACTGTGGGACAATTGGGGCCAGGCTTAGTTGAAAGGGAGCAAGGCTTTTCTCAACATGCTGGCATTGATTTTTGCGACACATTTAGCCTAGTGGTTCGAGCAGCAACTATCCGAATTGTGCTTGCTATTGCTGTTATGAAAGGATGGTCTTTGCGACAGGTTGATGTCAATAACGCCTTCCTCAATGGCGATCTAACAGAAGCCAACTATTACTCTAACACTGTCATTGCCCCCTCTAATGTGCTTGATTTTGTATCAGTTCCAGCAACAAATAAAACATGTCCTCTAACATGATATTCTTATCCTAATAATCGATCTCAAGACTTCTCTAACAATGCCAATATGTCGCTTCCGCATAAAACATGGAAATAAATACTATAACATGATTGTTTataaagagaaaaactaaaagaagatgaaaaaaaaattaccaaaagcAAGTTTGTGACAATAGTTTTATTACAGCCTTCAATAATGTCGAGAAGAGTATCCAAAACATCATTTGATGCAGTATAATCTTGGGATTGTCTTGATTGCCGCCTTTCATCGAACACATTGCTGAAAAGGCTAAGCAACTTGTCGAAATGAACAGTCATCCGGTGCCGTACACCTTTTGGGCCAATCTTCTTAAGCAAAGGGA from Gossypium arboreum isolate Shixiya-1 chromosome 9, ASM2569848v2, whole genome shotgun sequence includes the following:
- the LOC128280484 gene encoding uncharacterized protein LOC128280484, producing the protein MVEAGKPNLADYFPLLKKIGPKGVRHRMTVHFDKLLSLFSNVFDERRQSRQSQDYTASNDVLDTLLDIIEGFTPLPAGSNANLCGFKVLEVHKCWLTYGPLEKIEAFGITQTVSCRRDPWGGIPPNEMNMKEKYGIAVQMVEPLPAVLTLV